Below is a genomic region from Microbulbifer sp. ALW1.
TATTGGTGTCGTGAAAACAGTTGGGCAGCGGTGGGCGTTGCAGGATGACGCCGATGCCATCGATCAGTCGGTCGATACAGGAGTAGGCGGTAAAGGGGTCGTTGACGCCCGGTGACAGCGCACGCACGGCAATCTGCGCCAGTTGGCGAATGGAAAAAACGATGTCCTGTTCCGCAGTAGGCTGCGCGCCAATGGTGATGGCGCCCTGAATGGCCCGGGCAATTTCCCCGCTGTCTATTTGTCGCGGCGGGTCAAACACCCGCGCCATGCAACTCCAGTGATTCAGGAAGGTGCCCGGGTGGCACTCGAGCCGGATACAGCAGTCATTGTCGGTGGCCCAGCGCATCAGCTTTTGCCGGTCGATTAATTGCACGTAGCCACTGCTACTTGTTGGCACACACAGGCAGTTGCTGTCGATATTGAGGTCGCGCTCTTCGACACGGGTGTTGCGGGGATCGCGGCTTTCTTCGGTGGGGTATATCTGTTCCAGGGCCTGGCGGAATTCCCGGTTGATATGGAAGGTGATGTTATCCACCTGAATGGACTGGGCCACGTTGTGGATAAAGTAGATGAGATAAGCAATACACACGAGCGCCAGCAGAATCGCCATGCTGACCGCCAGACTCTGATTTTCCCCGCTTTGGTGCCCCGCCTGTATCCCGCGCATGACCATCAATGCGTAAACAAAGGTGGACAGAAAGATACCGAGGGAGGCCTGGGTACTGCGGTCGCGAATGAAGTTTCGTACCAGATGCGGGCCGAACTGGTTGGCGGCCAGGGTCAGGGCAACGGTGGTGATGGAAAACACGGTACCGGCGACGGTAATGGTACTGCCGGCAATTGTAGAGAGCAGGGCGCGAGCACTTTCCCGGTCGCGCAGTTCCAGCCAGCGGAAACCGGGGTAGTGGTCGACCTCCAGAATCTGGTCAAGCGCCAGCAGGGTGTGGGCGAGCAATATGGCGGCGGCCATCATGACGGCCGGAATCAGCCAGAAACTGGCGCGCAGTCGCTCTGACAGGTGCAGCAATCGCTGTTTCATGGGGCTCCGGTTACAGGAGGGGCGGACAGGCTATTGGCTGCTTATAAAGATAGGTCAGCGTACTGGGTTGGTCGAAGCTGTGCGGATTTGCAGTAGGTCGGGTCGAGAGAGTGTGAGAGAAAACGAGGACTAATTTAGTGCGGGGGATTTGGGGCGCCAGAGGGAAGCGGCGCCCGGACTTAGGTCAATCAGCTGGCTGAGTAAAAGAGGGCACTGTTGGCAGTGGCCATAACACCACCGGCCATGGTTTCGTCAATGATTTCCTGAGTCAGCTCGGCACAGCGGCCACATTGAGAAGAAACACCCAGATGGCGACGCAGGGCCTTAACAGACGTAGAGCCGTCGTATACAGCCTCTTTGATCTGGCTGTCGGTAATGCCTTTACAGATACATACGTACATCGCGGAAACCCTGGCGCAAAAACAATCAATCTCAAGTTGGAAGTGGATCTTATTGGTAATGAGAATAAGTGTCAATAAGATTGTTTGATCGTTCAGTAATTATTCTAGTTGGCTGTCTGGTATTCAGTAGAAATGTTGGGGACTGCATGGTCAGGTGAGCGCCAGCCGGCGTTCTACGGCGCATTGCCTGGGGTTGGGTGGGGCGGATCTGGTAGTGAGGAAGGGGGGAATTGGCACTTCCAAAGGTCTGTGTAAAGACCTGTGTGCCGGGGAATATCTGGCGGCGCCTGCTATCGCGTTTATATAAAAATTTAATGGGACTGCCATAGGGCCCTGTGTATCATAGCGGCCCCCTATCGATCTTTTGTCGATTTATAGTCAATGGTTATAAATTGGCCAATTCAATAGCAAACTATCTATCTCATTGAGGAGGTTCTCATGGCTGTATTAGTAGGCAAGCCCGCTCCGGACTTCACTGCAGCAGCGGTACTGGGCAACGGCGAAATCGTTGATTCTTACAACCTGGCTGAAACCATCAAGGGTAAGAAAGCGGTTATCTTCTTCTACCCGCTGGACTTCACCTTTGTATGTCCTTCCGAGCTGATCGCCTTCGACCACCGCTTTGAAGAGTTCCAGAAGCGTGGCGTTGAGGTTATCGGTGTTTCCATCGATTCTCAGTTCTCCCACAACGCTTGGCGTAACACCCCGGTGAACGACGGCGGCATCGGCGCTGTTAAGTACGCCCTGGTTGCCGACACCAAGCACGAAATCTGCCAGGCCTACGACGTTGAGTCCGAAGGCGGCGTTGCTTTCCGTGGTTCTTTCCTGATCGACGAAGAAGGCGTTGTACGTCACCAGGTTGTTAACGATCTGCCGCTGGGCCGTAACGTTGACGAAATGCTGCGCATGGTTGACGCGCTGGCATTCCACCAGGAGCACGGCGAAGTTTGCCCGGCTGGCTGGCAGGAAGGTGACAAAGGCATGAACGCTTCTCCGGAAGGCGTTGCTGCTTACCTGAGCGAGAACTCCGACAAGCTGTAAGGCTTGCTTGAGAGAAGGGGGGCTTCGGCCCTCCATCGCCTGAAAACCGCCGCGAGGCGGTTTTTTTGTACCTCGAATTTGCGCAAAATCTCACCGAAAGTGCGTGTTTGTTCCACTTTTATTACAATGCCTTCCAAAATTCCTCTGGGGCGCCGGTTGAGACTGGCAATCCAGTAAAAATTGCCCGGTGGCAAAGAATTTTTGTGCGGGCTGCTAGTCTTAATAGAGCTTCTCCACATTCCTTACAGATACTTGGCACGACGAAATTTGGGCAAAAATGGCGGTCACCGTCGCGGCAGTGTGAAGTGCGGTACATGGTGTTTCTCAAAGTGATTCAGGGTTTTACAAACAGTATCCGCAGCAGTTCCCGAAGCCGTGTGCTCGGTCTGCTGTTGCCTGTGCTGGCGTTATTGGCGGCTGGAAGTGCGACGGCGGCGGACGCCGAGCGATCGCAGCGCGCAGACAAGACCGCCCGCGAAGCCGGCAAGACGGTCAGCAAGGGCGTGGAAGCCAGTGCCAAAGAGTTCGATCGCTATTTCCGCCAGTTGCTGAAGCAGCAGGGGATTCCCGGTGCGGCCTATGTGATCGTGGATCACGATCAGATTGTGGCCATGAACACCTATGGTGTCCGGATCAAAGGCAAGCACGAAGCGGTCACTACCCACACGGTGTTCCGCCTGGCATCCGTTTCCAAGACATTTGCGGCCAGTATGGCGGCCGTGCTGGAGCACGAGCACAAGTTCAACTGGGGCGACAAGGTGGTGCGCTATGTGCCCCAGCTCAGCTTCAAGACGCCGGCGCTGTCCATGCAGCTACAGGTGCAGCATCTGCTGAGCCATTCCTCCGGTTTAACCCCTAACGCCTACGACAATTACCTGGAAGACAACCGGCCTCTGTCCAAGATACTGCCGATGTTCTCCACCATTGATCCCCACTGTGCGCCTGGTAAGTGCTACGGCTACCAGAATGTGTTGTTCAGCCTGATCGAAGATGTGATCCAGAAGGCGACCGGCGTGCCTTATAGCCGCCAGTTGAAAGAGCGGTTCTTTACCCCGCTGAAGATGGAAGATGCCTCCCTGGGGTGGGAAAGCTTTATGGCCGCGAGCAATCGCGCCGCACCACACGTGCAGACCGGCAGCGGCTGGCGTCCGGTGAAGGTGGAAAAAGAGTATTACCTGGCGGCCCCGGCCGCGGGTGTGAACGCCAGTATCAGCGATATGGCCCAGTGGCTGAAAGCGCAGATGGGCTACTACCCGGAGGTGCTGTCGCAGGCGGTGATCGACGACCTGACCACCGAACGTGTGGAAACCCGCCGCCATATGCGCCACCGGATCTGGCGTGACTATATCGACCACGCTGGTTACGGCCTCGGCTGGCGCCTCTACACGGTCGGCGACGATCGCATCATTTTCCACGGCGGCTGGGTGGCGGGTTTCCGCGCTGCGGTAGCCTACTCGGAAAAGCGCAAGGTGGGCATCGCCATTTTGATGAACGCTGAGTCGCGGGTGATCTCTGATCTTACCGGCAACTTTATTGCCGACATCACCGGCCGTGGCAAGCTGGTGCAGGCCATCGCCGCCTCTGCCAAGAAGTGACTGCGAGAGGGGGCTATGTCCCCGCTTGTTCCGTTCTCGCAATCCCCCCGATCCCCCGTATATATCCTTAAATCCTCCTGTTGCCTCTCCTGCTGTTCCTCTTATTGCTCCTCTTATTACCCCTCTTTATTGCCATTGCAGCGGTTGAATTGATCACACCCGGCCCAATATTGGCTGACTGATTGAGTTTTAAGTTGCCGGTTGCAGCCGGCGACGGTCGAATAGATTTAGGGGAGATCCGATCCATGACTGTTGAGGCACATAAAGAGAATCACGGCTTCCAGACCGAAGCCAAGCAACTGTTGCACCTGATGATCCACTCGCTCTACTCCAACAAGGAGATTTTCCTGCGCGAGCTGGTATCCAACGCCTCCGATGCCGCCGACAAGCTGCGCTTTGAATCCCTCTCCAAGCCGGAATTGCTGGCGGAAGATCCCGATCTGCGCATTCGTATCGAATTCGACAAAGACGCGGGTACCCTGACCATTGCCGACAACGGTATCGGCATGAGCCGCGACGAAGTGATCGAGAACCTGGGCACCATCGCCCGCTCCGGCACCGCCAACTTCATGCAGAACCTCTCTGGTGACCAGAAGAAGGATGCACACCTGATCGGCCAGTTTGGGGTCGGTTTCTACTCCGCGTTTATCGTCGCCGACAAGGTTGACGTATTTACCCGTCGCGCCGGCTCCGATGCCAGCCAGGGCGTGCACTGGGAGTGCAGTGGTGAGGCGGAATACTCGGTCGAGAACGTCGAGTGGCCGGATCGCGGCACCCGTGTGGTGCTGCACCTGAAAGACGACGCCAAAGAGTTTGCCGACGACTGGCGCCTGCGCTCCATCATCAAGAAATACTCCGATCACATCGCCATCCCAGTGGAGATGCTGAAACAGGAAGCCCCGGCAGCCGAGGGTGAAGAGCAACAAGGCAGCGCACCGGAATTTGAAGCGGTCAATGCCGCCCAGGCGCTGTGGACGCGCCCGCGCTCCGAGGTGAAATCCGAGGAGTACAAAGAGTTTTACAAGCACGTGTCCCACGATTTCGAGGACCCGCTGACCTGGAGCCACAACCGCGTGGAAGGCAAGCTGGACTACACCAGCCTGCTGTATATCCCCGCGCGCCCGCCTTTCGACCTGTACCAGCGCGATGCCGCCCGCGGCCTCAAACTGTACGTGCAGCGCACTTTCATCATGGACGACGCCGAGCAGTTCCTGCCGCTGTACCTGCGCTTTGTGAAAGGGGTGCTGGACTCCAATGACCTGCCGCTGAACGTCTCCCGCGAGATTCTGCAGAAAGACCAGAACACCGATGCCATCAAGAGTGCGCTGACCAAGCGTGTACTGGATATGCTCGACAAGCTGGCCAAGAAAGACGCAGAGCAGTACCAGAAGTTCTGGGACCTGTTCGGTTCCGTGATGAAAGAGGGGCCGGCGGAAGATTTTGCCAACAAGGAAAAAGTGGCCAAACTGCTGCGCTTCTCCACCACCCAGACGGACAATCCCAAGCAGGATCAGTCCCTCGAGGACTACGTCGGCCGCATGAAGGACGGCCAGAAGCACATCTACTACGTGTGCGCGGACAACTTCGCCACTGCCAAGTCTTCTCCTTACCTGGAGGTCTTCCGCAAGAAGGGTATCGAAGTGCTGCTGCTGACCGACCAGGTGGACGAGTGGTTCGTTGGCCATATGCAGGAGTTTGACGGCAAGCAGTTCCAGGATGTGGCCAAAGGCGCACTGGACCTGGGTGAAGCGGAAAACGACGACGACAAGGCCGAGCGCGAGAAGGTCGAGAAAGAAGCGGGCGCCCTGGTAGAGCGCGTCAAGGAAGTGCTGGAAAGCCGCGTGGAAGATGTGCGCGCGACCACGCGCCTGGTGGACTCGCCGGCGTGCCTGGTGGCGAGCGACAACGATATGGGCATGCAGATGCGCCGTATCCTGGAGCAGGCCGGCCAGAGCCTGCCGGAAGCCAAGCCGATCTTTGAGCTGAACCCCAGCCACCCGCTGGTGCAGCGCCTGGATCAGGAGCAGGACGAAGATCGCTTTGCGGACCTCACCAATATCCTGATGGATCAGGCCAACCTGGCTGCCGGTAACCAGCTGGCGGATCCTGCGGATTATGTGCGCCGTCTGAACGCGCTGTTGCTGGAACTCAATCGCTGATTGTTTCAGTGATGGCTCCCGGCCGGGTTTCGCCCGGCCGGGATAGCGGATGGGTGAAGTTGGTCGCCAATCCGGCTTTGCCGATGTTGACCGAAAATTGAATGATACCGGTGAGGCGCAATGCGCTCGCCAGAGTCTGCGCTATATTTCTTCTTGTCGGTTTTTTGCACGAATTGACCGTAAAAAGACGGCAATTGTTGGCGAACTTGGCAAAAGTGATCAAATACTTGTGCGGCCGTTGGGCGCCGGGTCCCGGCTCCGTATAATCTCCCGCTGCACAGCAAACAATTACAGAGCCTTATGACTCAAACAGACGTTTCCACTAACGCCACTGAATCCCGTTACTCCATCGCCATTCTTGGTGGTGGCAGCTTTGGTACCGCCGTTGCCAATATCATCGCCGGCAATGGCCACGATACCCGCCAGTGGATGCGGGACCCGGAGCGCGCTGCTGCCTGTATGGCCGAGCGCGAGAACCAGTACTACCTGCCCGGTGTTGCCCTGCACCCGGATCTCAACATCACCAGCGACCTGGAAAAAGCCGTGTGCGGCTGCCAGGTGGTGTTCGTGGCGATCCCCAGTAAATCCTTTCGTGAGGTAGTGCACCGCGCGGCGCCGATCCTGGCCCCGGGTACCATGCTGATTTCCCTCACCAAGGGCGTGGAGCACGACAGCTTCCACCTGATGAGCGATATCCTGCGCGAGGAAACCGAAGGAATGCGCGTGGGGGTACTGAGTGGTCCCAATTTTGCCAAGGAGATCGTCGCAGGCCACTACACCGCGACGGTGATCGCTAGTGAGGACGAGTCCCTGTGCGAGACCATTCAGAAGGTGCTGCACTCGGAGACTTTCCGGGTTTATTCCAGTAATGATGTGTTCGGGGTGGAGTTGGCCGGTGCCCTGAAGAATATCTACGCCATAGTGACCGGCATGGCCGTGGCCCTTGGCCGCGGCCAGAACACCACCAGTCTGCTGATTACCCGCGCCCTGGCGGAGATGATGCGATTTGCGGAGGCTGTCGGTGCCGACCCAATGACCTTTATCGGCCTTGCCGGTGTCGGCGACCTGATATTGACCTGTTCTTCGGATCTCAGCCGTAACTACCGGGTGGGCTACCTGGTGGGCAAAGGCAAGAAGCTGGATGAGGCGGTTTCGGAAATCGGCCAGGTGGCGGAAGGGGTGAATACCGTTCGCCTGATCAAGGCGAAGGCCGATGAGCTGGATGTCTACATGCCCTTGGTTTCCGCGATTCACGCCATATTATTTGAAGGTACCCCGATACCGACGGTTATCCGCGAGCTGATGTCCGGGGCCCAGACGTTTGATGTGGCCTATTCGGCAAAGCCTGATAGCCAAACAGAAACGCTTCAAAACCAATAAATGGATGCGCCATGAATAACGAACAGATCAAACAGAACCTGACTTCCTCGGATCACTGGGTGCGCCTGCTATTTATGGTGCTGTTCGTGATCCTGCTGGAGATAGCGGGGGTGGTGATGCTTGCCACCATAGTGCTGCAATTCCTCTTTGCCATCGTTTCTGGCGGGCCGAACGACAACCTTCGCCAGCTCGGCAACCAGATTGCATCCTATATTTATCAGACCCTGCAATTCCTGATTTACAACACTGAAGAGAAGCCTTTCCCGTTTGCGGAATGGCCGGAGTCCTGACGCCTGCAGGCGTCGGAAGGCTCCTTGTGTCGTCAATGCTATAGTGTGTATTCATGCGCCGGCTTTGTGGCCGGCCAAATTTTTGTGGTGCCCAACAACGGACTGGTGATCGCCTCATGAGTAACGAAGAACTGAAACAAAACCTGACCTCCACCAACCAGTGGGTGCGCCTGATTTACATGGTGCTCTTCGCGGTACTGCTGGAAATTGCCGGCTTTGTCATGCTGGCGGTGGTTATCGCCCAATTCCTGTTTGCCATTTTTACCGGCAGCGCCAACGACAACCTGCGTCGCCTTGGCGACCAGATTGCCTCCTACATTTATCAGACCCTGCAATTCCTGATCTACAACTCGGAAGAGAAACCTTTTCCGTTTTCCGAGTGGCCCGAGTCCGAGGAGGAAGACCTGTCTTCCTATGCGAGCGCGGAGGAAATTGATGGTGAGGTAATCGGGGCGGACGCCGATACAGATGAAACGGTGGCTGAAGCAGAGGTAGTCGAAGAGGCTGAGAAGGCGGTCGAGAAGACAGTCGAGAAGACTGCTGAGAAGACTGACCAGAAATCCGCATCCAAGCCATCGGAGGATGCCGAGTCCTCGTCGGCGGCGACCGAAGAGCCCCTGCGGAAAGCGAAGTCGTCCAAAAAAGTTGAGGCCTCGGGCGACGCTGAAACGGTGATTGAGCTTGGCAGTGATGCATCCGCAGAGCCAAGTGATGACTCTGCAACGGAATCTACCGCAGAAAAGAGTTCTGGCGATAAATAGTCCCCAGCGGTTTTTGACGGGAGTTTGTAGTGCTGTTGTTTGTATTGCGCCATGGCCACGCAGAGCCGTTCAGTAAAAGTGACGAAACCCGCGCCCTGACCGAAGGCGGACGTGCCGAAGTTGCCGCCGTCTGCAAGGAGCGGGCATCGGAGCTGGCTCAGGTAAAAACCATCTGGGCAAGTCCCTTCGTCCGCACTCGCCAGACCGCCAAGATCGTGGCAGAGACCTTTGGTCTTGAGGTGGAGATCCAGGAGGTACTGACGAGCGATACGCCGCTGGCGGAGTTGCTGGATGCCCTGGGCGAAGTGGAAGAGAAGTCTTTCCCGCTGTTGCTGGTCAGTCATCAGCCGCTAGTAGGCGAGCTGGTGAATGGCCTCTGCGGCACTGGCAATGAACACCCCATGGGCACGGCGAGTCTCGCCTGCCTATCATCGGATGTGTGGGCACTGGATTGCGCGGAACTGGAATGGCTGCAGCATAAGCCTTGATACGCGAAAATAGGCCATCAAGTCTGGCGCCTGTGGCCATTGAGGTCGGTTCGAGCCGCTGTAACTATGGTGGCTTGAATCATAAAAACTGTTGTTCCTCATGAGTCTTTCTTCACATCCTTCCTCCCTTGTTCCCCGCGAAATTTCCCTCGATCTTGATGGCAATGTGATCGCTGCCCGCCAGTGGGGCAACCCCGACGGCGTGCCGGTTTTGGCATTGCATGGCTGGCTCGATAACTGCGCCAGTTTCGACGCCATGGCGCCCTTTCTGCAGCGCTTCAATCTGGTAGCGGCCGACCTCGCCGGCCACGGTCAGAGCTACCATCGCCACCGGGATGCCAGCTACACGGTCTGGAGCGAGATCGAAGATGTTTTCGGTATGGCCGATACGCTTGGGTGGGAGCAGTTTTCCATTCTCGCGCACTCCCGTGGCGCGGTAATAGGCACCATCGCCGCCGCCACTTTCCCCGAGCGGGTATCCAAGCTGGCACTGATCGATGGCCTGGTACCGCCACCGGCGCTGGACAGTGAGGCGCCGGAAACCCTGCGCAAAGCCATAGAGCAGCGCGCGCGCTACCGCGACCGTGAGGCTAAGGTGTTTGCTTCACTGGAGGTGGCG
It encodes:
- a CDS encoding alpha/beta fold hydrolase, yielding MSLSSHPSSLVPREISLDLDGNVIAARQWGNPDGVPVLALHGWLDNCASFDAMAPFLQRFNLVAADLAGHGQSYHRHRDASYTVWSEIEDVFGMADTLGWEQFSILAHSRGAVIGTIAAATFPERVSKLALIDGLVPPPALDSEAPETLRKAIEQRARYRDREAKVFASLEVATAARKNGLFKLSDDAARRLVERGVRSCEGGYTWSNDPQLMTSSLAKLNEAQVEAFLARATMPIRLALGQSGIQGMIERIRPVAEQCPNIEIREFPGGHHLHMEGSAEVIASWFVPFLAGEDEVE
- a CDS encoding bacterioferritin-associated ferredoxin, which codes for MYVCICKGITDSQIKEAVYDGSTSVKALRRHLGVSSQCGRCAELTQEIIDETMAGGVMATANSALFYSAS
- a CDS encoding DUF2254 domain-containing protein, with amino-acid sequence MKQRLLHLSERLRASFWLIPAVMMAAAILLAHTLLALDQILEVDHYPGFRWLELRDRESARALLSTIAGSTITVAGTVFSITTVALTLAANQFGPHLVRNFIRDRSTQASLGIFLSTFVYALMVMRGIQAGHQSGENQSLAVSMAILLALVCIAYLIYFIHNVAQSIQVDNITFHINREFRQALEQIYPTEESRDPRNTRVEERDLNIDSNCLCVPTSSSGYVQLIDRQKLMRWATDNDCCIRLECHPGTFLNHWSCMARVFDPPRQIDSGEIARAIQGAITIGAQPTAEQDIVFSIRQLAQIAVRALSPGVNDPFTAYSCIDRLIDGIGVILQRPPLPNCFHDTNNQLRLVTRELDFADVLAAALDEIREYGSQSAVVMRRLLDALHELAEICDRQEDKRALNQVLDRLVEDCENLIDDKFDTAAVQGKINRVRNRLT
- a CDS encoding DUF4389 domain-containing protein: MNNEQIKQNLTSSDHWVRLLFMVLFVILLEIAGVVMLATIVLQFLFAIVSGGPNDNLRQLGNQIASYIYQTLQFLIYNTEEKPFPFAEWPES
- the htpG gene encoding molecular chaperone HtpG; protein product: MTVEAHKENHGFQTEAKQLLHLMIHSLYSNKEIFLRELVSNASDAADKLRFESLSKPELLAEDPDLRIRIEFDKDAGTLTIADNGIGMSRDEVIENLGTIARSGTANFMQNLSGDQKKDAHLIGQFGVGFYSAFIVADKVDVFTRRAGSDASQGVHWECSGEAEYSVENVEWPDRGTRVVLHLKDDAKEFADDWRLRSIIKKYSDHIAIPVEMLKQEAPAAEGEEQQGSAPEFEAVNAAQALWTRPRSEVKSEEYKEFYKHVSHDFEDPLTWSHNRVEGKLDYTSLLYIPARPPFDLYQRDAARGLKLYVQRTFIMDDAEQFLPLYLRFVKGVLDSNDLPLNVSREILQKDQNTDAIKSALTKRVLDMLDKLAKKDAEQYQKFWDLFGSVMKEGPAEDFANKEKVAKLLRFSTTQTDNPKQDQSLEDYVGRMKDGQKHIYYVCADNFATAKSSPYLEVFRKKGIEVLLLTDQVDEWFVGHMQEFDGKQFQDVAKGALDLGEAENDDDKAEREKVEKEAGALVERVKEVLESRVEDVRATTRLVDSPACLVASDNDMGMQMRRILEQAGQSLPEAKPIFELNPSHPLVQRLDQEQDEDRFADLTNILMDQANLAAGNQLADPADYVRRLNALLLELNR
- a CDS encoding serine hydrolase, with amino-acid sequence MVFLKVIQGFTNSIRSSSRSRVLGLLLPVLALLAAGSATAADAERSQRADKTAREAGKTVSKGVEASAKEFDRYFRQLLKQQGIPGAAYVIVDHDQIVAMNTYGVRIKGKHEAVTTHTVFRLASVSKTFAASMAAVLEHEHKFNWGDKVVRYVPQLSFKTPALSMQLQVQHLLSHSSGLTPNAYDNYLEDNRPLSKILPMFSTIDPHCAPGKCYGYQNVLFSLIEDVIQKATGVPYSRQLKERFFTPLKMEDASLGWESFMAASNRAAPHVQTGSGWRPVKVEKEYYLAAPAAGVNASISDMAQWLKAQMGYYPEVLSQAVIDDLTTERVETRRHMRHRIWRDYIDHAGYGLGWRLYTVGDDRIIFHGGWVAGFRAAVAYSEKRKVGIAILMNAESRVISDLTGNFIADITGRGKLVQAIAASAKK
- the sixA gene encoding phosphohistidine phosphatase SixA yields the protein MLLFVLRHGHAEPFSKSDETRALTEGGRAEVAAVCKERASELAQVKTIWASPFVRTRQTAKIVAETFGLEVEIQEVLTSDTPLAELLDALGEVEEKSFPLLLVSHQPLVGELVNGLCGTGNEHPMGTASLACLSSDVWALDCAELEWLQHKP
- a CDS encoding DUF4389 domain-containing protein, translating into MSNEELKQNLTSTNQWVRLIYMVLFAVLLEIAGFVMLAVVIAQFLFAIFTGSANDNLRRLGDQIASYIYQTLQFLIYNSEEKPFPFSEWPESEEEDLSSYASAEEIDGEVIGADADTDETVAEAEVVEEAEKAVEKTVEKTAEKTDQKSASKPSEDAESSSAATEEPLRKAKSSKKVEASGDAETVIELGSDASAEPSDDSATESTAEKSSGDK
- a CDS encoding peroxiredoxin → MAVLVGKPAPDFTAAAVLGNGEIVDSYNLAETIKGKKAVIFFYPLDFTFVCPSELIAFDHRFEEFQKRGVEVIGVSIDSQFSHNAWRNTPVNDGGIGAVKYALVADTKHEICQAYDVESEGGVAFRGSFLIDEEGVVRHQVVNDLPLGRNVDEMLRMVDALAFHQEHGEVCPAGWQEGDKGMNASPEGVAAYLSENSDKL
- a CDS encoding NAD(P)H-dependent glycerol-3-phosphate dehydrogenase; amino-acid sequence: MTQTDVSTNATESRYSIAILGGGSFGTAVANIIAGNGHDTRQWMRDPERAAACMAERENQYYLPGVALHPDLNITSDLEKAVCGCQVVFVAIPSKSFREVVHRAAPILAPGTMLISLTKGVEHDSFHLMSDILREETEGMRVGVLSGPNFAKEIVAGHYTATVIASEDESLCETIQKVLHSETFRVYSSNDVFGVELAGALKNIYAIVTGMAVALGRGQNTTSLLITRALAEMMRFAEAVGADPMTFIGLAGVGDLILTCSSDLSRNYRVGYLVGKGKKLDEAVSEIGQVAEGVNTVRLIKAKADELDVYMPLVSAIHAILFEGTPIPTVIRELMSGAQTFDVAYSAKPDSQTETLQNQ